The window TCTAGTAGGAGAAACCCAAAAATGCATCTATATTGTTTCAGAACCATTATCATTATGATGCCTCATCGGCAAGTGTCTGTATAATTGTATCGACTAATCAATATTAGTTTTTAGAAGAGCTAGTCACATGTTTTGCTAAAATAAGCATACAAAAAAAAATGGCCCACAGGGTAACCATTTCGCAAAACGAGTGCAAATTGACATTTCATTTGCAACTTTTATACATAAAATTGCACCCAAAAATACTTCAACACCTTGACATGGCTATATGAACACGATACACAGTACATGGACTGATGGATATACTTATATATGCACTACAGAACCATTACGTACAAACATTACAAAATTTCATTATCAGTACGCTACATGCTACTTTATAGCACTCCAACAATTTACACCTGTCAAGATCTTAATAATATGGCTATATGTAGAAGTTGATTGGTACTGTGCCGCGCTTCCACGCTGAGCTACAGCTTCATCTTGTATATAGGCATTTTGCCTTGCACTAGATTTCGCTGAGTGACACTACAAATATTTGTTTCAGCAAGAGAGTGGGGGTCGTATAATACAAGCTACAGAAACGCTGTCTGGTGCAAGAGAATCCACCAGCCAGTTCGAGACAATAACTGCAGGGTGAAAAGTTGACGTAAAATAAATCCTCTAAGAATCACTCCAACTGTCATCATCATCCTCATCACTTCCCGCAAATGCCTATATCATAAACCTCATTATATTAAATATCAACTGATTGGGGGAAACACGATTTTTGTATGTGTATGAGAGGGAGAGAGACAGACCTGGCGGATTGCAATTGCTTTTTTCTCTAAGAGAGAGATGACCTTCAAGTTGGGATTGTGACCCTGAATGTTGGGTCGTGGTGCGGATCTTGTCACAGTTGCAGGCTTCAGGTTGAAGGACTGAGTCAACAAAAAGGTGCAGTCTTTAATTTCATGCTTGAAATATGGATAACCCAAAAAGAGGGAAAACTGGATGATGCAGAAGCAACAACCACAAGAAAGAGAGGCCTAACCTTAGTTCTTATCTGTTGCAGAAATGAATCTCTTTCGTCTACCTTTGGTTCAATCTGAGGCTGAATTCGTTCACTTGCCTTTTTCAACTGCAAAATGTCAACTTCTGATTATTCCACAGAGCATAAATCTCAAAAAGAGCATATTCTGAGAGCAAAAAAGTGATCTATCATTTACCTTGCTTTGGCCATGAGCAGTGACAGCATCAATGAGGGGATTTCTAGGACGAGGGATCTTATTCACAGTTCCATTAGACTTTGCAACTTCTGAGTCCGGCATTACATCAGAAGTATTTGATGACCATGCTGTTTCTCCCCCTGATGTTGACAAACCATACTGAGGCTTCTCATCTACCGTAGTTGTCGCTGTCACTGATGTAGCAAGAGGCTTTTCTTGTTCCCTTTCTGAGATTCTCAATGAACGGCAAAGATCCTCAGGCTCTAGACCTGAATCCTGTGTTACTTGCTGCGGGGGTTGGATAGTTTCCCCATGAGGAAATGAAGAGTCAAGTTCAGAAGTTGTGCATTCAGTTCCTGGTATTATTAATGGCTTTGAAGTAGAATGAACCTGTCCTCCCTCTGTTGTTGGCAAACTATGCTGAGGCTGCTCATCTTCCACAGTTGGTGCTGTCACAAATGCGGCAAGAGGTCTAGCTTGTTCCATTTCCGAATTATTGAATGATTGTTGAAGTACCTCAAGCTCTAAACCTTCCGGCATCAACTGGTGAGGATAGACAATTTCCCTATGTAACAATACAGGGTCTTGTGTAGATGTCGAAGATTCACTGCCAGGAACTGTGAATGGCTCCAAACTTGACAGACCCTTCTCTCCCTCTGAAACAATGTCATTGTGTCCAGTGTTGTCACCAGAGACCTTCGATATGAATGAGCTTGAGAATTGCATTCCCCCTAAATCAGGGAAATTGTACTGATGATTGGAATCATTATCTGTTGGTACTTGTGGATATGGGGCAGGAGACACCTCATGGCCCACAACAGGTTCAAAAATGGGTTGGGACTCTATATCTTCTTCTGATGTGAGAGATAAAAATGGGTTCTGAGGCTGCAGTAGCTCTCTCTGTGGCACTAGATCAAATTGAGCTTTCTCATCAGCTTTCAGTGACTGCATTGGCAAGAATGTACCACTGCTAACTCCACCCAAATCTCTATGTGAGGCTAGCGAAGTATGTTGCATCATTCCTAACCTCCACTGCATAGGTGGTAGGGGTGGCAATGGTGGCGTGCCCTCAAGATCAACCACAGGTGGCTGGACTAAGTTAGGAAGAATAGATTCTAATGGTTCCACCTTTTGCTTTAAAATATCAGTTTCCTGGCCTGCTGATTCTGTAAAGAACTTTGAAGTTGAAGGTTGACTAGGAGAGTTTTCAGGCAAAGATTCAGAGGAAGCATCCAAGCATGTCTCTTGAATGATATGATCGGTGGATGGTAGATTGGATATCTCCTTATCTGGCTGACTAGGAAACACAATCTGTTGAGAATTTAATGAGTTGGTACTAACTTGATCGTCTTGTGAATCTTCCATACCCAGTTCATCAGACTGAAATTCCGGTGACAGCTCTAAGGCAGCTTCTACCTGATCACTTGCTCTGTCTATTTCCAAATTCTCCATTTGAACTTGATTAGCTTGCAATTCCAACGAAGTTTCTAACTTTGTTTCAGCTTCTCGGAGGTCAGCTTCTGGAAGGGCAGAGGTAGATGATGACCCAGGATACTCTCCACAACTCTGATCCAGAGATTGTGACCGGGACTCATGATTGTTCATTTCCAGAGATGTTGAGGCTGTGTGGGCATCATAGACAGTCACGCCGAGTTCATTCTGCTCATCCAGGGAGATGTTATGATCGTCATCATTTACCTCTGAAATGGAAGGATCATAAGCAACCGATTTGTTTGGGTCTGACTCTGAATCTGGCGAAACAACTTCAGTCACTTCCTTATGCATTTCTGAGTCTGACACGGATTTTGGAGAAGCTACTTCATCCATTTCAGATTCTTTGAGATGAGGATCCCTGGAGTCCAGAAGAGATTCATGCAAATTCATAGAATTTAATGGTGGAAAACAAGGTGTGTCTGGAGATGTGTCAATATCATTGACATCATCAGATTTGGCAACAGCAGCAGAGGACAGATCTTCTCCATGAACTGTTTCAGGTACTATATTGTCTGAAATTACAAGATTCCCAAGGCCTGAATAAGTTGGAGAGTTTGATGGAAGTTCTAAAGAAACAGAATCTCCTTCCTCTGCATCAACATTGGTGGCGCCTGGAGATGTATCAATGAAATCATTGATATCATCAAATTTGACAACAGCAGCAGAGGATGCAGCCACATCTTCGACATGAACTGTTGCATGTTCTATATTGGCTGAAAGTACATGATCCCCATGGCCTGAATATGTTGGAGGGTTTGATGGAATTTCTTTAGAAGCAGAATCTCCTCCCTCTAAATCAACATTGCAGGTGAATAAGCCTATCTCCTCATCATCCAGAGTCCTACAGCTCTCTTCAATGTTAAATTTCTCTTTAGAGTGAGACATATCCTCATCTAAATCAGAGATTTTCTGGGCCATTAGGACATGTGTCTGTGGATCATCCTTCTGCTCTTTTAGGACATGTGTCTGTGGATCGTCCTTCTGCTCTTTTGGGACATGTGTCTGTGGAGCATCCCCTTCAGGATATGACTCTCTTGAGATACGTCTCCATGGTATAACGCCAGATTTGAATGCAGTTGGCTTGAAAGGATCATCAACTTGAGAAACCCTGTAAACAGGCTTTGCAACATCTGAACTATGAGGCCGTATTGTAGTACCCGAAGATGTTTGTACTTCTTTCATTGCTGCGGGGAACAGCTGTGCTTCTGTTGATGGAATACTTAAATGTGGTGAATCAATCTTTCTACTGGCGAAGCTTCCCACAGCATCTTCATCAGCACATTTTGCCTGAAACACTTCATTCACAGAATCATTACCACTATGATTCACAGAAACCAATTCTTCAACATTTTTCAAGTGCGGTAAATCATCAGAAGTGGCACATAATTTTTTTTCATCTGCTTCAACTAGAGGAAGTGTGGGAGAAGTACTTGTGAACTCATCCTTAGCCTGGGAAGAATCATCGGGAACAACTGCCATGAGATGATCCAGATTGGTCCCATTTTCTTTGATGCCAAATGATTCAGAACCAACTTTGATTTTATCAGAGGATGTTTCATCTAATAAAGATCCCACATATGAAGCCACAGGAGAGGTTGCTCCGAGGTCTGGATGTTGTTGAGTCGGACTCATTTCCCTACCAGGGATCACACCTTCCTCAATGCATGTACCCTCAGATCCACAAGTTTCAGTGGCTGGTTCTTTAGCTGCTGCATCACACTCTGAAGGTGTATTCTCAGCCAAATTGCTTAAAGTGTCAGAGTTCAAACTGGCTCTATCTCTTTCGAATGAATTATTCCAGTCATCTGATGTAGAAGAGTTCTCATTTGATTGAGAATCCAAAGATTGAGCTTGAAGCTCTACATGTACCTCCTCATTTGCATCAGAGACTGTCCTGCATTTGTTAACCTTCATTGAAGGTAGATTGCTCTTAGCTCTGGACTCATTGTCAGTATCCAGTTCTGACTCCATAGTAGCAAGAGCATCCACGTAATTATCTACCTCACTGGGCAAATCATCAGAACTGTATCCTTCTACACTGCCTTCAGTTTTGTCTTCTCCATCAACTTCCAATTCCTTATCAACTGCTACCATTTGAAGGTTAGAATAGCTGTTGTCACTTTCACCATCAGAATTTGGTTCAGACCCCTTTGCAATTTCTCCATCAAAAGATCCCCCGTATGAAGTATCCATCAATTGTTTTGATACAACTTCTTGTTCATTAGTCAAAGAACTAGCATTACCCCTTTCTGGAGACTTTTCTGCAGGACTCACAATACTAATGTCAAGTATTCTAAGCCCCGACTCATTGTTATTATCTGAGCTCAAATTCAGAGGCGGGGATGTAACAGAAGTTGCACAAATCTGTCTACACTCTGGAGAATGAGTCTCCACAAATTTATCCATGTAACTTTTCCTGGTTCTTGAGTCAACTGCAGATCCATTCAAATGTCTTCTCTTTAATTTCACACGACGAGCAGGGTCACTGTAACCATTCTCAATGCGCTCCTCCAGAAATAACTCATGCAGTCTGCAATATTTGAAGAAATAAAATAAAATGAATTTCCACTCTACCATCTATCTTAAGAAAAACATACACAATTAACAGTCACATGAATGGTAATAAGGCAGTGACAAGGTCTCACTTAGCATGTGATGGCAGTAAAACTTCTGGGGTTTCACCATTCCTCCAGCGTGATCCTTTCTTGTGCTACACACAAAAGACAAAATAAATATTTTCTTGAACAAATTTTTAACAGTGCTTTCTAACATAAAATACTAAACCTATTGCATTTCTATGTTCAGAAAGTAACACTGCCTGGTTTCCACAGGCATGCATGTAGGCACACTTCAAAATCAAGATTAGGAATGCCAGTAAAAAGAACAGGTTGGAAATTTCTAACTACACCTAGTTTAAATTTTCTAAGTTCAGAAAGTAACGATCCCATTTTTTTGTTACACCCAGAGAAACCATTTCTTCTTTACTAACCAGAGTTGCCACCATGGGTGGTTAAGGGTGCTATCCAGGAAACTAGCTATTTTTCTGAAGAATAACAGAGGGAGGGATAAAGTTTGGGCGGCAATAGCCCACTCTATATGGTTGGATCTTTCAGCGAAAATAGGTGCGAATGGTTGTTTCAATTATGAATGAAAATGAATGCATACCAAAGATGTATTACTTAACAAACATAAGGACTTCCTGTATTGACATCACAGGCCACAAAATATTAGTCGTTCAAACACAATGGTTATTCTGTAGAAATACCTTTACTTTACGGGCCTTCCTTTCTCTCTGTATATCCGCTGATGCCAATGAATATGCTGATTCCACTTTAAAGAATGACGGATCAGTGTATCGCTTTAAACATGCTCCCGCCCCAGCAACATCAAACCTGTCAAAAATAGGATCAGCATATTTCCGACTTTCTACATCTTAATTCTTATATTTAAGATCAAAGTAGCATAAGCGAGCACAAATTAGGCAATCATACTTGTCCAGAAGGAACAACCGAGGAGGACCCCGGCATTCTTCATAAGAATCCATTACAAAGCGAGGTAAGTCTCCACAGGTGATCAGATTCTGTTCCGAAAGCAAATTAGGATGCCAGTCAACACCTGAAATAGAACTATGTGATTACACAACCATATTGTATTTAAATATTACTAGTTTTTAGAAAATTGAAATGTCCCCTTCCCATGCTCTAGCATTTTATAGAAAACACACATGGGGTCATGATACGAGTAACTAGATAGCTATCAGATCATTTTCATTTAACTGTGACAAAGTTGCATTATGAAGAAACAATTGTACAACGG of the Fragaria vesca subsp. vesca linkage group LG6, FraVesHawaii_1.0, whole genome shotgun sequence genome contains:
- the LOC101302575 gene encoding uncharacterized protein LOC101302575; amino-acid sequence: MPLTRYQIRNEYGLADPELYKAADRDDPEALLEGVAMAGLVGVLRQLGDLAEFAAEIFHDLHEEVMATATRGHGLMVRVQQLEADFPTIEKALLLQTNHSSFFSNSGVDWHPNLLSEQNLITCGDLPRFVMDSYEECRGPPRLFLLDKFDVAGAGACLKRYTDPSFFKVESAYSLASADIQRERKARKVKHKKGSRWRNGETPEVLLPSHAKLHELFLEERIENGYSDPARRVKLKRRHLNGSAVDSRTRKSYMDKFVETHSPECRQICATSVTSPPLNLSSDNNNESGLRILDISIVSPAEKSPERGNASSLTNEQEVVSKQLMDTSYGGSFDGEIAKGSEPNSDGESDNSYSNLQMVAVDKELEVDGEDKTEGSVEGYSSDDLPSEVDNYVDALATMESELDTDNESRAKSNLPSMKVNKCRTVSDANEEVHVELQAQSLDSQSNENSSTSDDWNNSFERDRASLNSDTLSNLAENTPSECDAAAKEPATETCGSEGTCIEEGVIPGREMSPTQQHPDLGATSPVASYVGSLLDETSSDKIKVGSESFGIKENGTNLDHLMAVVPDDSSQAKDEFTSTSPTLPLVEADEKKLCATSDDLPHLKNVEELVSVNHSGNDSVNEVFQAKCADEDAVGSFASRKIDSPHLSIPSTEAQLFPAAMKEVQTSSGTTIRPHSSDVAKPVYRVSQVDDPFKPTAFKSGVIPWRRISRESYPEGDAPQTHVPKEQKDDPQTHVLKEQKDDPQTHVLMAQKISDLDEDMSHSKEKFNIEESCRTLDDEEIGLFTCNVDLEGGDSASKEIPSNPPTYSGHGDHVLSANIEHATVHVEDVAASSAAVVKFDDINDFIDTSPGATNVDAEEGDSVSLELPSNSPTYSGLGNLVISDNIVPETVHGEDLSSAAVAKSDDVNDIDTSPDTPCFPPLNSMNLHESLLDSRDPHLKESEMDEVASPKSVSDSEMHKEVTEVVSPDSESDPNKSVAYDPSISEVNDDDHNISLDEQNELGVTVYDAHTASTSLEMNNHESRSQSLDQSCGEYPGSSSTSALPEADLREAETKLETSLELQANQVQMENLEIDRASDQVEAALELSPEFQSDELGMEDSQDDQVSTNSLNSQQIVFPSQPDKEISNLPSTDHIIQETCLDASSESLPENSPSQPSTSKFFTESAGQETDILKQKVEPLESILPNLVQPPVVDLEGTPPLPPLPPMQWRLGMMQHTSLASHRDLGGVSSGTFLPMQSLKADEKAQFDLVPQRELLQPQNPFLSLTSEEDIESQPIFEPVVGHEVSPAPYPQVPTDNDSNHQYNFPDLGGMQFSSSFISKVSGDNTGHNDIVSEGEKGLSSLEPFTVPGSESSTSTQDPVLLHREIVYPHQLMPEGLELEVLQQSFNNSEMEQARPLAAFVTAPTVEDEQPQHSLPTTEGGQVHSTSKPLIIPGTECTTSELDSSFPHGETIQPPQQVTQDSGLEPEDLCRSLRISEREQEKPLATSVTATTTVDEKPQYGLSTSGGETAWSSNTSDVMPDSEVAKSNGTVNKIPRPRNPLIDAVTAHGQSKLKKASERIQPQIEPKVDERDSFLQQIRTKSFNLKPATVTRSAPRPNIQGHNPNLKVISLLEKKAIAIRQAFAGSDEDDDDSWSDS